Proteins encoded in a region of the Methylobacterium radiotolerans JCM 2831 genome:
- a CDS encoding sensor histidine kinase: MPKSRQPLQSSSAASAPLVSLRRGSGQLFESERRLNAVLDNASVSIFLMDDRQHCIYMNRAAEQLTGWTLRDVLARDCPLHDIVHHSYPDGRPFPLEECAIDRAFPENNQERGEEVFVHRDGHFFPVAFTASPIRDDATNIIGTIIEVRDISDEKAAAERQRLLINELNHRVKNTLATVQSIAAQTFRGQTDQTARAVFDARMAALSNAHNVLVEDNWESASLRSVVERALAPHLLAEVDPGRFRLQGPDARLHPKVAVTLAMALHELMTNAAKYGALSTPEGQVAVTWSLHDRDDGRQQLDLLWEERGGPPVAPPTRRGFGSRLIERQLPLEFDGSAAITYAPAGVTCQMRIPLTRLGWIGQETVEGPRAP; the protein is encoded by the coding sequence GTGCCGAAATCGCGGCAGCCGCTGCAATCCTCGTCCGCCGCCAGCGCGCCGCTGGTGAGCCTGCGTCGCGGATCGGGCCAGCTCTTCGAGAGCGAGCGTCGCCTCAACGCGGTCCTCGACAACGCCTCCGTGTCGATCTTCCTGATGGATGACCGCCAGCATTGCATCTACATGAACCGCGCCGCCGAGCAGCTGACCGGCTGGACGCTGCGCGACGTTCTCGCCCGCGACTGCCCGCTGCACGACATCGTCCACCACAGCTACCCGGACGGCCGGCCGTTCCCGCTGGAGGAGTGTGCGATCGACCGCGCCTTCCCGGAGAACAACCAGGAGCGGGGCGAGGAGGTGTTCGTGCACAGGGACGGGCACTTCTTCCCCGTCGCGTTCACCGCCAGCCCGATCCGCGACGACGCGACCAACATCATCGGCACGATCATCGAGGTCCGCGACATCAGCGACGAGAAGGCGGCGGCCGAGCGCCAGCGCCTGCTGATCAACGAGCTCAATCACCGGGTGAAGAACACCCTCGCCACCGTGCAGTCGATCGCCGCGCAGACCTTCCGGGGGCAGACGGACCAGACGGCGCGCGCCGTCTTCGACGCCCGGATGGCCGCCCTGTCAAACGCCCACAACGTGCTGGTCGAGGACAATTGGGAGAGCGCCAGCCTCCGCAGCGTGGTCGAGCGCGCGCTCGCCCCCCACCTTTTGGCAGAGGTCGATCCCGGCCGCTTCCGGTTACAGGGACCGGACGCGCGATTGCACCCTAAGGTGGCAGTGACGCTGGCAATGGCCTTGCACGAGTTGATGACCAACGCGGCGAAGTACGGCGCCCTGTCGACGCCCGAAGGCCAGGTCGCGGTGACGTGGTCCCTGCACGACCGGGATGACGGCCGGCAGCAGCTCGACCTGCTCTGGGAGGAGCGGGGCGGCCCACCGGTCGCGCCCCCGACCCGCAGGGGGTTCGGCTCACGGCTCATCGAGCGGCAATTGCCGCTGGAGTTCGACGGCAGCGCGGCGATCACCTACGCGCCCGCGGGCGTGACTTGCCAGATGCGGATCCCGCTGACCCGCCTCGGCTGGATCGGCCAGGAGACGGTCGAAGGACCGCGCGCGCCATGA
- a CDS encoding FkbM family methyltransferase, producing MHPAVAAATAFKAVHETGQVPDYERILRQGYSRFLAPGDVVVDVGAHTGLHLVAFADLVGPTGKVHAFEPIPFLMKDLARRFGRRPEVELHDVALSDTAGRTAFTVASVPGESGLRARYFSSPAITSKTITVRTARLDTVLGHLPAVAYIKMDIEGGELNALSGAAQLLRRCRPIVSVEYGWAGYSAYGHAQDSLYRFAESHGYICADITGNLIDDASTWLAVSDCVTWDFFLVPQERRPDWGAMFALRPVPGPA from the coding sequence ATGCATCCTGCCGTGGCCGCCGCCACCGCCTTCAAGGCGGTTCACGAGACCGGTCAGGTCCCGGACTACGAGCGCATCCTGCGGCAGGGCTACAGCCGCTTCCTCGCCCCGGGTGACGTCGTCGTCGATGTCGGCGCCCATACCGGGCTCCACCTCGTCGCGTTCGCCGACCTCGTCGGTCCGACCGGCAAGGTCCACGCCTTCGAGCCGATCCCGTTCCTGATGAAGGACCTGGCGCGGCGGTTCGGCCGGCGGCCCGAGGTGGAGCTGCACGACGTCGCCCTCTCCGACACTGCGGGGCGGACCGCATTCACGGTCGCCAGCGTGCCCGGCGAGAGCGGGCTCCGCGCCCGCTACTTCAGCAGTCCCGCCATCACGTCGAAGACGATCACGGTCAGGACGGCGAGGCTCGACACCGTCCTCGGTCATCTCCCCGCGGTGGCCTACATCAAGATGGACATCGAGGGCGGGGAGCTGAACGCCCTGAGCGGCGCGGCCCAGCTCCTCCGGCGATGCCGCCCGATCGTCAGCGTGGAGTACGGCTGGGCCGGCTACTCCGCCTACGGGCACGCGCAGGACTCCCTCTACCGGTTCGCCGAGAGCCACGGCTACATCTGCGCGGACATCACGGGAAACCTGATCGACGACGCGAGCACGTGGCTCGCGGTCAGCGACTGCGTGACGTGGGATTTCTTCCTCGTCCCGCAGGAGCGTCGACCGGACTGGGGCGCGATGTTCGCGCTCCGCCCGGTGCCTGGACCCGCGTGA
- a CDS encoding peptide deformylase, with protein sequence MPARPLVLFPDPRLTRPAEPVDAFGPSLQALADDVRDTLMAESAIGLTAPHIGVPARLVVVRMSPNESARIYVNPVVSWASPETATHDEGSVSMPGVRERIARPARIRLSYRDLDGSAREAETEGFPAAVLQHEIDQLDGVFWIARLSRLKRERLLKRFEKGRPA encoded by the coding sequence ATGCCGGCGCGCCCGCTCGTCCTGTTTCCCGATCCGCGCCTGACGCGCCCGGCCGAGCCGGTCGACGCGTTCGGGCCATCCCTGCAGGCCCTGGCCGACGACGTCCGGGACACGCTCATGGCCGAGAGCGCCATCGGCCTGACGGCCCCGCATATCGGCGTCCCCGCGCGCCTCGTGGTGGTCCGGATGTCGCCGAACGAGAGCGCCCGCATCTACGTGAACCCCGTCGTGTCCTGGGCGTCCCCCGAGACGGCAACCCACGACGAGGGCAGCGTCAGCATGCCGGGGGTGCGCGAGCGGATCGCCCGGCCCGCCCGCATCCGCCTGAGCTACCGCGACCTCGACGGGTCCGCCCGCGAGGCGGAGACGGAGGGCTTCCCGGCCGCGGTCCTCCAGCACGAGATCGACCAGCTCGACGGCGTGTTCTGGATCGCCCGCCTGTCGCGGCTGAAGCGCGAGCGGCTGCTGAAGCGGTTCGAGAAGGGCCGGCCCGCCTAG
- a CDS encoding sigma-70 family RNA polymerase sigma factor, producing MTGPDRPRGQVRPRRVRASDPVARPVHGDGTATFEAHRPRLLRIAYRMLGSRSEAEDVVQDAWLRWVAADRTGVAAPDRFLARVVTRLCLDQIKSARARRESYVGPWLPEPLVEAAADGVDEDDLTLTLMLALERLSPLERAAFLLHDVFGLPLGDVAETLGRAPPAVRQLAARARRNVRAARPRYPVTRDEGERVARAFFEASASGDVARLRTLLADRVTLSSDGGGKVLAFVNPIRGLERLLRLYAGVRRKWGDGRAALVAFVWIDGLPGYVSRERGGLLQTTALAIENGRIDAIYVTRNPDKLRHVARAVAAGPTRGGAAATRAGPS from the coding sequence ATGACGGGACCCGACCGTCCCCGCGGACAGGTCCGGCCGCGACGCGTCCGGGCATCCGATCCGGTCGCGCGGCCGGTGCACGGGGACGGGACCGCCACCTTCGAGGCCCACCGCCCCCGGCTCCTCCGCATCGCCTACCGCATGCTCGGCTCGCGCAGCGAGGCCGAGGACGTCGTGCAGGACGCGTGGCTGCGCTGGGTCGCGGCGGACCGGACCGGGGTCGCGGCGCCCGACCGGTTCCTCGCGCGCGTCGTGACGCGGCTCTGCCTCGACCAGATCAAGTCGGCGCGCGCGCGGCGGGAGAGCTATGTCGGCCCCTGGCTGCCGGAGCCGCTGGTCGAGGCGGCGGCGGACGGCGTGGACGAGGACGACCTCACCCTGACCCTGATGCTCGCGCTCGAGCGGCTGTCCCCCTTGGAACGCGCGGCCTTCCTGCTCCACGACGTGTTCGGCCTGCCGCTCGGCGACGTCGCGGAGACGCTCGGGCGCGCGCCGCCGGCGGTGCGCCAGCTCGCGGCGCGCGCGCGCCGGAACGTCCGGGCCGCGCGCCCGCGCTATCCCGTGACCCGCGACGAGGGCGAGCGCGTCGCCCGGGCGTTCTTCGAGGCCTCCGCGAGCGGCGATGTCGCGCGGCTGCGGACGCTGCTCGCCGACCGCGTGACGCTGTCCTCGGACGGGGGCGGCAAGGTGCTCGCCTTCGTCAATCCGATCCGGGGGCTGGAGCGCCTGCTCCGGCTCTACGCGGGCGTGCGGCGCAAGTGGGGTGACGGCCGGGCGGCGCTGGTCGCGTTCGTGTGGATCGACGGGCTTCCGGGCTATGTCAGCCGCGAGCGCGGCGGCCTCCTGCAGACGACCGCCCTCGCGATCGAGAACGGCCGGATCGACGCCATCTACGTCACGCGCAATCCCGACAAGCTCCGCCACGTCGCGCGCGCCGTCGCGGCCGGGCCGACGCGCGGCGGCGCGGCCGCGACCCGAGCGGGCCCGTCTTGA
- a CDS encoding SDR family oxidoreductase: MKIVVIGGSGLIGRHLTAELERAGHEAVPASPSTGVDAVSGDGLAEVLVGADAVVDVANAPSFEDAAVLDFFERSSRNLLAAGRQAGLKHHVALSIVGTDRLDGNGYFRAKVAQERRIAASGLPYTIVRATQFFEFIATITEAFAVGDRIVVPDADFQPIAATDVAAALAAVAVGAPADGTIDVAGPERSSFRAFIARRMAAVGDGRAVTVDGAARYFGAPLARGSLVPDDGAAARLGGTRFETWLATA, translated from the coding sequence ATGAAGATCGTGGTGATCGGCGGCAGCGGGTTGATCGGCCGGCATCTGACGGCCGAGCTGGAGCGCGCGGGCCACGAGGCCGTCCCCGCCTCTCCGAGCACGGGCGTCGACGCCGTGAGCGGCGACGGCCTCGCCGAGGTCCTCGTCGGCGCCGACGCCGTGGTCGACGTCGCGAACGCGCCCTCCTTCGAGGACGCGGCGGTGCTCGACTTCTTCGAGCGCTCGAGCCGCAACCTCCTCGCCGCCGGCCGGCAGGCGGGCCTCAAGCACCACGTCGCCCTCTCGATCGTCGGCACGGACCGCCTGGACGGCAACGGGTACTTCCGGGCGAAGGTCGCGCAGGAGCGGCGGATCGCGGCCTCGGGCCTCCCCTACACCATCGTCCGCGCGACGCAGTTCTTCGAGTTCATCGCCACGATCACCGAGGCTTTCGCGGTGGGGGATCGGATCGTCGTGCCGGACGCGGATTTCCAGCCCATCGCGGCCACGGACGTCGCCGCGGCGCTCGCCGCGGTGGCGGTCGGCGCGCCCGCCGACGGGACGATCGACGTCGCGGGGCCGGAGCGCTCGTCGTTCCGGGCGTTCATCGCCCGGCGCATGGCGGCCGTCGGCGACGGCCGTGCGGTGACGGTTGACGGCGCGGCCCGCTACTTCGGCGCCCCGCTGGCGCGGGGCTCCCTGGTTCCCGACGACGGGGCCGCGGCCCGCCTCGGCGGCACGCGCTTCGAGACCTGGCTCGCGACGGCATGA
- a CDS encoding ATP-binding cassette domain-containing protein — protein MPAQLALLNVAWTAPDERPVLSGITASFARERTGIVGRNGAGKSTLLSLLAGRLAPTSGTVHRDGTVALLRQFAGPTADETVADLFGATAGLALLRRAETGAAEADELALADWTLAERLTGALARTGVPVSPDTPLRRLSGGQRARAALAAAVFAAPDFLLLDEPTNDLDRDGRRAVREVLQGWRAGAVVVSHDRALLDAMDAIVDLAPAGATRYRGNFEAFRQAKATRLAAAEHDLAVAEKRAADLARRAQERVERQQRRDAAGHRRSAKGDLPRILAGARRDNAERTAGGSARLTERQRAGAEAELIEARDRIASVKPAAIAVPPSGLHADRRVLALTDVTVGYRPGQPVLRAVSLAVTGPERVALCGRNGSGKSTLLAVVAGRLSPWSGRVSVGVRAALLDQRLDLLDRDRTVAENFARLNPGEDANGCRAALARFQFRSAAADRPVAALSGGEQVRTALACAFGNRAPPPLLLLDEPTNHLDLDAVAALEAGLAAYDGALLVVSHDAAFLDALGITRRVDLDDLAEGPRA, from the coding sequence ATGCCAGCACAGCTCGCCCTCCTGAACGTCGCGTGGACCGCGCCTGACGAGCGCCCGGTCCTCTCCGGCATCACCGCCAGCTTCGCGCGGGAGCGGACCGGCATCGTCGGCCGCAACGGCGCCGGCAAGAGCACGCTCCTGAGCCTCCTCGCGGGCCGCCTCGCGCCGACGAGCGGCACCGTCCACCGCGACGGCACGGTCGCGCTGCTGCGCCAGTTCGCGGGCCCGACCGCGGACGAGACCGTCGCCGACCTGTTCGGCGCGACCGCGGGCCTGGCGCTGCTCCGCCGCGCGGAGACCGGTGCGGCGGAGGCCGACGAGCTCGCCCTCGCCGACTGGACGCTCGCGGAGCGCCTGACGGGAGCGCTGGCGCGGACGGGCGTGCCGGTGAGCCCCGACACGCCGCTGCGGCGCCTCTCCGGCGGGCAGCGCGCCCGCGCGGCGCTCGCCGCGGCGGTCTTCGCCGCGCCGGATTTCCTGCTCCTCGACGAGCCGACCAACGATCTCGATCGCGACGGGCGGCGGGCGGTCCGCGAGGTGCTGCAGGGCTGGCGCGCCGGCGCGGTCGTGGTCAGCCACGACCGGGCCCTGCTGGACGCGATGGACGCCATCGTGGACCTCGCGCCGGCGGGGGCGACCCGCTACCGGGGCAATTTCGAGGCCTTCCGGCAGGCCAAGGCGACGCGCCTCGCCGCGGCCGAGCACGACCTCGCGGTCGCCGAGAAGCGGGCGGCGGACCTCGCCCGCCGGGCGCAGGAGCGGGTCGAGCGCCAGCAGCGCCGCGACGCGGCCGGGCATCGCCGCTCCGCGAAGGGCGACTTGCCCCGCATCCTGGCCGGGGCCCGCCGGGACAACGCCGAGCGGACGGCGGGCGGGAGCGCGCGCCTCACCGAGCGCCAGCGCGCCGGCGCCGAGGCCGAACTGATCGAGGCCCGGGACCGGATCGCGTCGGTGAAGCCGGCCGCGATCGCGGTCCCGCCGAGCGGGCTCCACGCCGACCGGCGCGTCCTCGCGCTCACCGATGTGACGGTCGGCTACCGGCCGGGACAACCGGTCCTGAGGGCCGTGTCCCTCGCGGTCACGGGTCCGGAGCGCGTCGCCCTCTGCGGGCGGAACGGGTCGGGGAAGTCGACCCTGCTCGCCGTGGTCGCCGGCCGCCTCAGCCCGTGGTCGGGCCGCGTGTCGGTCGGCGTGCGCGCCGCGCTGCTCGACCAGCGCCTCGACCTGCTCGACCGCGACCGGACCGTGGCCGAGAACTTCGCGCGTCTCAACCCGGGGGAGGACGCGAACGGGTGCCGGGCGGCCCTGGCGCGATTCCAGTTCCGGTCGGCCGCCGCCGACCGCCCCGTCGCGGCGCTGAGCGGCGGCGAGCAGGTCCGGACCGCCCTCGCCTGCGCGTTCGGCAACCGCGCGCCCCCGCCCCTCCTGCTCCTCGACGAGCCGACCAACCACCTCGACCTGGACGCGGTCGCGGCCCTCGAGGCCGGGTTGGCGGCCTATGACGGCGCGCTCCTCGTCGTCAGCCACGACGCGGCCTTCCTGGACGCGCTGGGGATCACCCGGCGCGTCGACCTCGACGATCTCGCCGAGGGACCCCGCGCGTGA
- a CDS encoding adenylate/guanylate cyclase domain-containing protein, which translates to MALRQPRADRADACPGRAGGAGRRAGTAPIRRRLAVAAAEHGRLLAAAPLPLLLALAATTTPEPVTLGLGGLALAWLSLRVQRLRGAARAATRQRNNLARLTAPTVARWVAETDRAARRPGWEQEATVLFADIRGFTRLCEGMAPGEVADFLAAFRSRAARAIEAAGGLVDKFVGDEVMAVFGVPDAAAGDAERAIAAARALAAAMAAWSRERGEAGQPPVRLGIGLHRGPVFIGVIGAERIEFTAVGDTVNVARRLEQMTRALPCDCLASEAVVRAAPSGGARLIAVGPVRGARTVLRLFTLRLDPPRTRADRTGAS; encoded by the coding sequence ATGGCGCTCCGGCAGCCCCGCGCGGACAGAGCGGACGCCTGTCCCGGCCGCGCGGGGGGTGCCGGGCGACGGGCGGGGACCGCCCCGATCCGCCGACGCCTCGCCGTCGCGGCGGCGGAGCACGGCCGGCTCCTCGCCGCGGCGCCCCTGCCGCTGCTCCTGGCGCTCGCGGCCACGACGACGCCGGAGCCGGTCACCCTCGGGCTCGGCGGCCTCGCCCTGGCGTGGCTCTCGCTGCGGGTGCAGCGCCTGCGCGGAGCCGCGCGCGCCGCGACGCGCCAGCGGAACAACCTCGCGCGCCTGACCGCGCCGACGGTCGCCCGATGGGTCGCCGAGACGGATCGCGCCGCCCGGCGCCCCGGCTGGGAGCAGGAGGCGACGGTGCTCTTCGCCGACATCCGCGGTTTCACCCGCCTCTGCGAGGGCATGGCGCCCGGCGAGGTCGCAGATTTCCTCGCCGCGTTCCGGTCCCGCGCCGCGCGCGCGATCGAGGCGGCGGGCGGGCTCGTCGACAAGTTCGTCGGCGACGAGGTGATGGCGGTGTTCGGCGTGCCGGACGCGGCGGCCGGGGACGCCGAGCGCGCCATCGCGGCGGCGCGCGCGCTCGCGGCCGCGATGGCGGCCTGGAGCCGGGAGCGCGGGGAGGCCGGCCAGCCGCCGGTGCGGCTCGGCATCGGACTGCATCGCGGCCCGGTCTTCATCGGCGTCATCGGGGCGGAGCGCATCGAGTTCACGGCGGTCGGCGACACCGTCAACGTGGCCCGTCGCCTGGAACAGATGACCCGCGCGCTGCCCTGCGACTGCCTCGCCTCGGAGGCGGTGGTGCGGGCCGCGCCGTCCGGCGGGGCGCGGCTGATCGCCGTCGGGCCGGTGCGCGGCGCCCGCACCGTCCTGCGCCTGTTCACCCTCCGGCTCGACCCGCCGCGGACGCGTGCGGACCGAACCGGCGCGTCCTGA
- a CDS encoding glycosyltransferase: MKVLLCSTPATGHLNPLLAIAHMLTADGHEVMVLSGSAFRDRVVAAGARFMALPGAADFDGRDLRAVVPELAQIAPGPDWLRVAMERIFVDRIPDQARGLRAALRAFPASVVIGDDMFFGVLPSLLGPRAERPAIVLCGTSILHCARPDRAPAFLGLPPAETPEQEAAYGRIAEAYDAAVDRPVGLSLAAKLAELGRAAPPWPLFDAVVRLADTYLQLTVPSFEYPFPLPPTVRFIGALPIVPGQAALPPWAADLDGARKVVLVTQGTVANHDFGLLVGPALRALADEPDILTVVTGGGRGLDAIPGPIPANARLSPYLPFEWLLPRVDAMVTNGGYGSVNQALSHGIPLVAAGLTEDKADVNARIAWSGAGIDLAANDPAPEAIRQAVRTVLDAPGHRREARRLAAEFATYDAKAEILRLLSSHGGRARSAA, encoded by the coding sequence ATGAAGGTCCTCCTCTGCTCGACGCCCGCCACGGGCCATCTCAATCCCCTCCTCGCGATCGCCCACATGCTGACCGCCGACGGTCACGAGGTCATGGTCCTCTCGGGCTCGGCCTTCCGCGACCGCGTCGTGGCGGCCGGCGCCCGCTTCATGGCCCTGCCGGGCGCGGCCGATTTCGACGGCCGCGACCTCCGCGCCGTCGTGCCCGAGCTGGCCCAGATCGCGCCGGGGCCGGACTGGCTGCGCGTCGCCATGGAGCGCATCTTTGTCGACCGCATCCCCGACCAGGCGCGCGGCCTGCGCGCGGCGCTGCGGGCCTTCCCGGCCTCGGTGGTGATCGGCGACGACATGTTCTTCGGCGTGCTGCCATCGCTCCTGGGGCCCCGCGCGGAGCGCCCCGCCATCGTCCTGTGCGGCACCTCGATCCTGCACTGCGCGCGGCCCGACCGGGCTCCGGCCTTCCTGGGCCTCCCGCCGGCCGAGACGCCCGAGCAGGAGGCCGCCTACGGCCGCATCGCCGAGGCCTACGACGCGGCGGTCGACCGGCCGGTCGGGCTGAGCCTCGCCGCCAAGCTGGCGGAACTCGGGCGCGCCGCCCCGCCCTGGCCGCTGTTCGACGCGGTGGTGCGGCTCGCCGACACCTACCTGCAGCTCACCGTCCCGAGCTTCGAGTACCCTTTCCCGCTGCCGCCGACGGTGCGCTTCATCGGGGCGCTGCCGATCGTCCCGGGGCAGGCGGCGCTCCCGCCCTGGGCGGCCGATCTCGACGGCGCGCGCAAGGTCGTGCTGGTCACGCAGGGCACGGTCGCGAACCACGATTTCGGCCTGCTCGTCGGCCCCGCCCTCCGGGCCCTCGCCGATGAGCCCGACATCCTGACCGTGGTGACGGGCGGCGGCCGGGGGCTCGACGCCATCCCGGGCCCGATCCCCGCCAACGCGCGGCTCTCGCCCTACCTGCCCTTCGAGTGGCTGCTGCCACGGGTCGACGCCATGGTGACCAACGGCGGCTACGGGAGCGTGAACCAGGCCCTGAGCCACGGGATCCCCCTCGTCGCCGCCGGCCTCACCGAGGACAAGGCCGACGTCAACGCCCGCATCGCGTGGTCGGGTGCCGGGATCGACCTCGCCGCGAACGACCCGGCGCCGGAGGCGATCCGGCAGGCGGTGCGGACCGTGCTCGACGCGCCCGGCCATCGCCGGGAGGCGCGGCGCCTCGCCGCCGAGTTCGCCACCTACGACGCGAAGGCCGAGATCCTGCGGCTCCTGTCGAGCCACGGCGGCCGCGCGCGCAGCGCCGCCTGA
- a CDS encoding cytochrome P450, with protein MNATEDLTRQAGPPGSPADVPTLTVAELEADPHGVFRAWRPRLPFVGHEIAGVLILRARDVDPLMRDPRAQATETLYPESRAIPEGALFDIFAHGMLTANGAVHRRRRSPFTRTFAARLIEGLRPRIRVAAEGLVRDWLGDGEVDLVARYTAQIPAQAIADILGLPRDDIPRFTHLAYEVSRVLSFTFGPEDIPDLEAAAVALQDYVAAILAARRSAPRDDFLSRFLAEAEAAGELTPQEVVIQLVQMIIGGTDTTRVAGAMQVALLLQHPEQWAAVSRDPELIPAAVAESLRYEPSAGSAGRVAREDIPLDGHVVPAGSLMLLSTLSAMRDETVYARPDTFDIRRTDLPRLHPVFGGGAHRCIGEALARIELEEGLGAVLRLAPRLRLTGAMPVLRGHSGIRRIDALRVAA; from the coding sequence ATGAATGCGACCGAAGATCTGACCCGACAGGCCGGGCCGCCCGGCTCCCCGGCCGATGTCCCGACGCTGACGGTGGCGGAGCTCGAGGCCGACCCGCACGGCGTGTTCCGGGCGTGGCGGCCCAGGCTGCCCTTCGTCGGCCACGAGATCGCGGGCGTCCTGATCCTCCGCGCCCGCGACGTCGATCCGCTGATGCGCGACCCCCGCGCCCAGGCGACGGAGACGCTCTATCCGGAATCGCGCGCGATCCCCGAGGGCGCGCTGTTCGACATCTTCGCGCACGGCATGCTCACCGCCAACGGCGCGGTCCACCGCCGGCGCCGCTCGCCCTTCACCCGCACCTTCGCGGCCCGCCTGATCGAAGGCCTGCGCCCCCGGATCCGCGTCGCCGCGGAGGGCCTCGTCCGCGACTGGCTGGGGGACGGAGAGGTCGACCTCGTCGCGCGCTACACCGCCCAGATCCCCGCCCAGGCCATCGCCGACATCCTCGGCCTGCCGCGCGACGACATTCCCCGGTTCACGCACCTCGCCTACGAGGTCTCGCGGGTCCTGAGCTTCACCTTCGGACCGGAGGACATCCCGGACCTCGAGGCGGCGGCGGTCGCGCTGCAGGACTACGTGGCCGCGATCCTCGCCGCGCGCCGGTCGGCGCCCCGCGACGATTTCCTGTCGCGCTTCCTCGCGGAGGCCGAGGCGGCCGGCGAGCTCACGCCGCAGGAGGTGGTGATCCAGCTCGTGCAGATGATCATCGGCGGCACCGACACGACCCGGGTCGCCGGCGCCATGCAGGTGGCGCTGCTGCTGCAGCATCCCGAGCAGTGGGCGGCGGTCAGCCGCGATCCCGAGCTGATCCCGGCCGCGGTGGCGGAATCCCTCCGCTACGAGCCGAGCGCCGGGTCCGCCGGACGCGTCGCCCGGGAGGACATCCCCCTCGACGGGCACGTCGTGCCGGCCGGGAGCCTGATGCTGCTCTCGACGCTGTCGGCGATGCGGGACGAGACGGTCTACGCGCGTCCCGACACCTTCGACATCCGGCGCACCGACCTCCCGCGCCTCCACCCGGTCTTCGGCGGTGGCGCGCACCGGTGCATCGGCGAGGCCCTGGCACGGATCGAGCTGGAGGAGGGGCTGGGCGCCGTGCTGCGCCTCGCCCCGCGCCTGCGCCTGACCGGTGCGATGCCGGTCCTCCGGGGCCACAGCGGCATCCGCCGCATCGACGCGCTGCGGGTCGCCGCCTAG
- a CDS encoding alpha/beta fold hydrolase, with the protein MIFDPPPWPPLYLTREDGRLAHIEAGPLTPEGQPLLLINGWTGDHGIFTPQIRHFAKTRRVVAVDLRGHGASDAPERAYTVAGFAEDVAWQCRTLGLVKPIVIGHSFGGAVALELCGRHPDLAAGLVMIDSIVLPSADRAGAGAIEGLLAGVGGPDYRSVVREMAWAIGGDYDHPARRKAIFETFILGGCQRTPQHVAYAALRDMVLGHDPVPAARACRIPMAYISADVPLVAAARDLDRLRELCPQLVTAQTLLAGHFNTIEVAEQVNAMIERFLAVGLRPRGP; encoded by the coding sequence ATGATCTTCGACCCGCCCCCCTGGCCGCCCCTCTACCTGACCCGCGAGGACGGCCGGCTCGCCCATATCGAGGCCGGGCCGCTCACCCCCGAGGGGCAGCCGCTGCTGCTGATCAACGGCTGGACCGGCGATCACGGCATCTTCACGCCGCAGATCCGGCACTTCGCGAAGACGCGCCGCGTCGTGGCGGTCGACTTGCGCGGCCACGGCGCGAGCGACGCGCCGGAGCGGGCCTACACGGTCGCGGGCTTCGCCGAGGACGTCGCGTGGCAGTGCCGGACGCTGGGCCTCGTGAAGCCGATCGTCATCGGCCACAGCTTCGGCGGTGCGGTGGCGCTGGAGCTGTGCGGCCGCCACCCCGACCTCGCCGCCGGCCTCGTCATGATCGACTCGATCGTCCTGCCGTCGGCGGACAGGGCGGGCGCCGGCGCGATCGAGGGGCTGCTGGCGGGCGTCGGCGGCCCGGATTACCGGTCCGTCGTCCGGGAGATGGCCTGGGCGATCGGCGGCGACTACGACCACCCGGCCCGGCGGAAGGCGATCTTCGAGACGTTCATCCTCGGCGGCTGCCAGCGGACGCCGCAGCACGTCGCCTACGCGGCGCTGCGCGACATGGTGCTGGGCCACGACCCCGTCCCGGCCGCGCGCGCCTGCCGCATCCCGATGGCCTACATCTCGGCGGACGTGCCGCTGGTGGCAGCGGCCCGCGACCTCGACCGGCTGCGGGAGCTCTGCCCGCAGCTCGTGACCGCCCAGACGCTGCTGGCGGGCCACTTCAACACGATCGAGGTGGCCGAGCAGGTCAACGCGATGATCGAGCGCTTCCTGGCGGTCGGCCTGAGGCCGCGCGGGCCGTAG